The DNA segment CGGCGCTGGGTTGGCCGGCCATGTCCTGCCTCGCGGCGCCGCCGGCGGCACCGCCAACGGGGGCACCGCGCATGCTCCGCGCGGCCGGTCCTTTGCGCCCGCCTTCGCCGTGCCGAGGCCTGCATTATTACGCGGCGCGGGGGACGACGACGGGAGGGGGAGAAGCCGGCTGCGGCCGCCGGCCGCAGCTGGTGCTGCGGCGGTGCTCCCCAGCTGGCGAGTCCAGGGCGGCGTCCGGGGACGGCGGCCTCTCCAGGTTGCTTTACCTTAATTCACTGTTGAAATTTTCCCTTTTCAGCTACGAAATGGTTCGAGGGACGGGGTTGCTGTTGAGCTAGTAGCTAGTACTACAAGCTAGTATGATGAGTTCTTGCTTGGCGGCGGCGGGCATTAGCATCCACTCGTCAAGTTTGAGACTTTTTGCCGAAGCTGCTTGGGAAGATATAGTCCCAGTTAGCTTACAGCATATCCAATTCTAATGAGTACTGACATCTGCTGGGGACATCTTCCCAAGATATTTCAGTTCCGAGCCTCCTGCTCTAGTTCTAAAAGTAGAGTTTATATTAACGCTAAGTTCTGACCTTAGAGGGAAGAATCACATCAAAGATTCACCGAGATATATTCATATGAGATATTTGAAATAGAGTATATCATAAAAGAGATATTTATATGCCAGATCAAATTGATAGATCTGAAGTGCATTATTAACCTTGTAGTGGAGGGGTAATAAAAAGCAAAAGTTAATAGTCCTAAATGGTAAGTACTAGTAGATTAAAGTTCAAAAAAAAAGTACTAGTAGATTAAGTAAGCATCAATATCTTTCTATGGAAACTTAGTTGAACAATAAGTATGATAATCCGTTCTGGCTCAGCCTTACAGGATCAATCATGTTTCTTTTCTGCAGCTTTTGTATAATTGAAGGTCCAGAGACAATCGAGGACTTTGTTCAAATGCAATCGCAAGAGATTGAAGACAACATCAAGAGCCGACGTAACAAAATTTTCCTTCTGATGGAAGAGGTTTTCGGTTTTGCAGACTATGTGTTTCATTTCATTTGTCCAATTCTAGCTAAGTAGCTATCCATTTGTAGCTTTGCTAAGACAACATTGTGAAGTTCTCTGTATGGAAAAATTAATCAGGTTAGACGATTGCGAGTGCAGCAGCGTATCCGAACTTCTGAAAGCAAAGATGCCAACACTGAAGAAAATGAAATGCCTGAGATTCCATCAACTATTCCATTTATGCCTGATGCGGTGACCAACAGCACTCATCTGTTTTTTTGAGAAATGATCACATTGGCATCTGGAGTTGTTCTAACTTCTATTAACTTGTCTTTTTCCTTTCCCCAAAACAGTCACCAAAGACTATGAAGCAACTCTATATGACATCATTTTCTGTCATATCTGGGATAATCATTTTCGGAGGCTTGGTAGCCCCAGTAGTAAGTACATGTGTCGCTTTATGGTTGAACTCCCTATTATTTTTACCAGAACCTCTTCTCACTATTAGGTCATATAGTAAGTTTTCCTAAAGGAGATGCCTTTCGATGCAGCTTGAACTGAAATTAGGGCTGGGTGGCACATCTTATGAAGATTTTATAAGGACCTTGCACTTACCTCTTCAATTGAGGTGCTTTGAAGAACCTGTCTCTTATAGTGAATTATGTAGCAGTACTTAGAGAAGTGTTTGATACATTTTTGTTGGCTGCTGTTCAGTCAGGTAGATCCCATAGTGGCATCATTTTCAGGTGGAGCAGTTGGTGTTATCTCAGCTTTAATGTTGGTTGAAGTGAGAAATGTCAGGCAGCAAGAGAAGAAAAGATGCACATATTGCCATGGGACTGGTACAAACAAAATACTTTTCAACTACCTTCcaaataaaaaaaatgctataCTAACACTAACTAGCTTGAGCCTTACATTTACTCTCTTGACTGATCTTGCTTCTGCAATATAGGATACTTGCCATGTGCTCGCTGTTCTGCTAGTGGGATGTTATTGAACACAAAGCACTTTTCATTATTGGGGCATAATATGT comes from the Miscanthus floridulus cultivar M001 unplaced genomic scaffold, ASM1932011v1 fs_7_1_2, whole genome shotgun sequence genome and includes:
- the LOC136533188 gene encoding protein ORANGE-LIKE, chloroplastic-like; this encodes MSCLAAPPAAPPTGAPRMLRAAGPLRPPSPCRGLHYYAARGTTTGGGEAGCGRRPQLVLRRCSPAGESRAASGDGGLSSFCIIEGPETIEDFVQMQSQEIEDNIKSRRNKIFLLMEEVRRLRVQQRIRTSESKDANTEENEMPEIPSTIPFMPDASPKTMKQLYMTSFSVISGIIIFGGLVAPVLELKLGLGGTSYEDFIRTLHLPLQLSQVDPIVASFSGGAVGVISALMLVEVRNVRQQEKKRCTYCHGTGYLPCARCSASGMLLNTKHFSLLGHNMWSMKGRCQNCSGAGKVMCPTCLCTGMAMASEHDPRIDPFD